In one window of Helianthus annuus cultivar XRQ/B chromosome 17, HanXRQr2.0-SUNRISE, whole genome shotgun sequence DNA:
- the LOC110923660 gene encoding F-box/FBD/LRR-repeat protein At3g26920 — protein sequence MSSRKKGNVEGDRLSRLPDDLIHKIMSFVSIKQAVETSVLSPRWRYIWTSMPYLSFSSNDFRTLPKFSNFVKHVLSSRNNQVDVFSVDLTFRGKVSQAFVKRILDYAFSHNVQQLNFTCIHDKNIELPLSLFSSRSLKHLSLTGYSSYSYEHCIMTPPTWELPALATLNLHCVTLHDKGASLFSHCANLKNLTLKSCTMMGLDTSNFKICHPGLSSLTLEDGYDGIDVVTPQLKNLIIKGWQGIHLISAPNLSSLHYIEDSCSLKISADLLYLEKVDVCISYVYDKAAAHEVVSLLQQLYSVKFLSLNLELIKVYWYWSLFLNVYHAYLTKIYNTNSENILVIEKNDKKRYIRECLLSFFICGANLTSAFSIYRLKEFKDLSDICSSGGANTTKTNFVS from the exons ATGAGTTCTAGAAAGAAGGGAAATGTGGAAGGAGACCGACTAAGCCGCTTGCCGGATGATCTTATACATAAAATCATGTCTTTTGTTAGCATCAAACAAGCTGTTGAAACCAGTGTTTTGTCACCCAGATGGAGGTATATCTGGACTTCAATGCCTTACCTCAGTTTCTCAAGTAATGATTTCCGTACATTGCCCAAGTTCTccaactttgttaaacatgttttgtcCAGCAGAAATAATCAAGTCGACGTGTTTTCTGTTGATCTCACCTTTCGTGGAAAGGTCAGCCAGGCATTTGTCAAAAGAATTTTAGACTATGCATTCTCCCACAATGTCCAACAACTGAATTTTACTTGCATACATGATAAAAATATTGAACTTCCACTTTCTCTTTTTAGTTCTCGGTCTCTTAAACATCTCAGTTTGACCGGGTATAGTAGTTATAGTTACGAACACTGCATCATGACCCCACCTACTTGGGAGCTGCCAGCTTTAGCAACATTGAATCTCCATTGTGTCACATTGCATGACAAGGGTGCTAGTCTTTTCTCCCACTGTGCAAACTTGAAGAATCTCACCTTAAAGAGTTGCACTATGATGGGCTTGGATACATCTAATTTCAAAATATGTCATCCTGGACTATCTAGTCTAACACTCGAAGATGGTTATGATGGCATCGATGTGGTTACACCTCAACTCAAGAATCTCATTATAAAAGGTTGGCAAGGGATACATCTGATTTCTGCACCCAACCTTTCCTCCTTGCATTATATAGAAGATTCTTGTTCTCTAAAGATTTCTGCAGACCTTCTCTATTTGGAGAAGGTGGATGTATGTATTTCCTACGTTTATGATAAGGCAGCTGCTCATGAAGTTGTTTCTCTGCTTCAACAACTCTATAGTGTCAAATTTCTTTCACTTAACTTGGAACTTATCAAGGTATACTGGTATTGGTCATTATTCCTCAATGTTTATCATGCATATCTAACAAAGATTTATAATACAAACAGTGAAAATATTCTTGTGATTGAGAAAAACGATAAAAAGAGGTATATTCGAGAGTGTTTAC tgtCTTTCTTCATATGTGGAGCTAATCTCACATCAGCCTTCTCCATTTACCGACTTAAAGAGTTTAAAGATTTATCCGACATATGTTCCTCTGGTGGGGCAAACACAACCAAAACTAACTTTGTCTCCTGA
- the LOC110925661 gene encoding F-box protein At4g22280 isoform X2 translates to MDSSHGKKRMNVEDEDRLSGLPDELIHKILSFIGIKQAIQTSVLSSRWRFIWTSMPYLNFSRNDFHGMPNFSEFVTHVLSGRNNQAEVSSVKLSFHGEDAYVIAEQIMKYAFSHNIQKLNVACVFDNDNVKFPLFLSSSRSLKHLSVTKERFPLTVYRWRHPFSYAFKATSILELPALTTLYLHDVTFCCDENPVECIDLFSKCANLKSLTLKGCYIYGITGIRIRPPLLSNLTLESVGGNVEVFGIVAPQLKNLTIRGSFVRDHEYLISAPDLVFLLYSGYDHLQLYTNGFLSLEKADICVSSPKDAHQVLRLLQHLHSVKSLTLNLEIVELLSSSVELMSRQPSPFVNLKSLKIHPAREEVPEHDSVKMSAEVKSYLLDGSSGATFTMVTREEIRATRNTKLAQNRIIYIGVGLAL, encoded by the exons catggtaaaaagagaatgaatGTAGAAGACGAAGATAGACTAAGTGGCTTGCCAGATGAGCTTATCCATAAAATCCTCTCTTTTATTGGGATCAAACAAGCAATTCAAACGAGTGTTTTGTCATCTAGATGGAGGTTTATCTGGACTTCAATGCCTTATCTCAATTTCTCAAGGAATGATTTCCATGGGATGCCCAACTTCTCTGAATTTGTTACACATGTTCTCTCTGGCCGCAATAATCAAGCCGAAGTGTCTTCTGTCAAGCTTAGTTTTCACGGAGAGGATGCTTATGTGATTGCCGAACAAATTATGAAGTACGCATTCTCTCACAATATCCAAAAACTGAATGTTGCATGTGTGTTCGACAATGACAATGTTAAATTCCCTCTTTTTCTCTCTAGCTCTCGGTCTCTTAAGCATCTTAGTGTGACAAAGGAACGTTTCCCTTTAACAGTGTACCGTTGGAGACATCCTTTTTCATATGCTTTTAAAGCAACATCTATTTTGGAGCTCCCTGCCTTAACAACATTGTATCTCCATGATGTTACTTTTTGTTGTGATGAAAACCCTGTTGAGTGCATTGATCTATTTTCCAAGTGTGCCAACTTGAAGAGTCTCACCTTGAAAGGTTGCTATATATATGGAATCACGGGCATACGTATTCGTCCTCCTCTACTTTCTAATCTTACACTTGAAAGTGTTGGTGGGAATGTGGAGGTTTTCGGTATTGTTGCACCTCAACTCAAAAATCTCACTATAAGAGGTTCTTTCGTGCGCGACCATGAGTATTTGATATCTGCACCTGACCTTGTGTTCTTGCTTTATAGTGGATATGATCACTTACAACTTTATACAAACGGTTTCCTTTCTTTGGAGAAGGCGGATATTTGTGTATCCAGTCCAAAAGATGCTCATCAAGTTTTACGTTTGCTTCAACATCTTCACAGTGTCAAGTCTCTTACACTTAACTTGGAAATTGTTGAG CTTCTTTCTTCATCTGTGGAACTAATGTCACGTCAACCTTCTCcatttgttaacttaaagagTTTAAAGATTCATCCAGCAAGAGAAGAGGTGCCAGAACATGATAGTGTGAAGATGTCTGCAGAAGTCAAAAGCTATCTGCTAGATGGTTCTTCAGGTGCCACCTTTACAATGGTTACACGCGAG GAGATTAGAGCTACGCGAAACACCAAGTTGGCACAAAACCGTATTATATACATAGGGGTGGGCCTAGCTTTATAA
- the LOC110925661 gene encoding putative F-box/LRR-repeat protein At5g02930 isoform X1 — MDSSNGKKNVEEDRLSSLPDDLIYKILAFIGIEYVVQTSVLSSRWRFIWTSMPYLNFSREKIYHPHKFSKFITHFFSSRNNQTKVSSVKLSFHGEDNQDVDVFVQQIMEYAFSHNIQQLNVACLFDKYGVEFPHFLSSSQSLKHLSVTKEHVSATPYLRTYVVKAPSTWEFPALTTLYLHDVHLCCDETTDKCIDLFSKCPNLKSLTIKSCYMGVKVLSICLPLLSNLTLESIRGGVKVFNIVSPQLKNLTMKSDSQYYPRYARDRQYQIYAPDLVFLLYRGYDHLQLYTNGFLSLEKADICVSSPKDAHEVLHLLPQLHNVKSLTLNLEIVEQLSSSVELMSHPPSPFVNLRSLKIYPTSEHSRVEKHKSGKMSAELKRYLLDASPGAIVTMVSREDVRAIKNTRLAQNLTTKLMALLQRVRSNIETIMAKIYEQRKAQVDKVIVADWNVHWCWKILSERVEKREEKPSGVISKLNEILKLLRTLPASNRATIQPSISTLWAEADIVMNLMTDLMKMYFDEKRRHLSVCCHELATTL, encoded by the exons ATGGATTCTAGCAATGGGAAAAAGAATGTAGAAGAAGATAGACTAAGCAGCTTGCCGGATGATCTTATCTACAAAATCCTCGCTTTTATTGGCATAGAATATGTTGTTCAAACGAGTGTTTTGTCATCTAGATGGAGGTTTATTTGGACTTCAATGCCTTATCTCAATTTCTCAAGGGAAAAAATCTATCACCCGCACAAGTTCTCCAAATTTATCACACATTTTTTCTCTAGCCGCAATAATCAAACAAAAGTGTCTTCTGTCAAACTTAGTTTTCATGGAGAGGATAATCAGGATGTCGATGTGTTTGTCCAACAGATTATGGAGTATGCATTCTCTCACAATATTCAACAATTGAATGTTGCATGCTTGTTTGACAAATATGGTGTTGAATTCCCTCATTTTCTCTCTAGTTCTCAGTCTCTTAAACATCTTAGTGTGACAAAGGAACACGTCTCAGCTACACCGTACCTTAGAACATATGTGGTTAAAGCACCATCTACTTGGGAGTTCCCAGCCTTAACAACTTTGTACCTCCATGATGTTCATTTGTGTTGTGATGAAACAACTGATAAGTGCATTGATCTTTTCTCCAAGTGTCCCAACTTAAAGAGTCTCACCATAAAAAGCTGCTATATGGGAGTCAAGGTTTTAAGTATTTGTCTTCCTCTACTCTCTAATCTTACACTTGAAAGTATTCGTGGGGGTGTAAAGGTCTTCAATATTGTTTCACCTCAACTCAAAAATCTCACTATGAAAAGTGACTCTCAGTATTATCCAAGGTATGCACGCGACCGTCAATATCAGATATATGCACCCGACCTTGTGTTCTTGCTCTATAGAGGATATGATCACTTGCAACTTTATACAAACGGTTTCCTTTCTTTGGAGAAGGCAGATATTTGCGTATCCAGTCCAAAAGATGCTCATGAAGTTCTACATCTGCTTCCACAACTTCACAATGTCAAGTCTCTTACACTTAACTTGGAAATTGTTGAG CAACTTTCTTCGTCCGTGGAATTAATGTCGCATCCACCTTCTCCATTTGTGAACTTAAGGAGTTTAAAGATATATCCAACAAGTGAACATTCGAGGGTGGAAAAACACAAAAGCGGAAAGATGTCTGCAGAACTCAAACGCTATCTCTTAGATGCTTCTCCAGGTGCCATCGTCACAATGGTTTCACGTGAG GATGTTAGAGCTATAAAAAACACCAGGTTGGCACAAAATCTTACTACAAAGTTAATGGCGCTGCTACAGCGGGTGAGATCTAATATAGAGACCATAATGGCAAAGATTTATGAACAAAGGAAGGCGCAAGTTGATAAAGTTATCGTTGCCGATTGGAATGTCCATTGGTGTTGGAAAATTTTGAGCGAGCGGGTTGAGAAAAGGGAAGAAAAGCCTTCTGGCGTCATTTCAAAGTTGAACGAGATTTTAAAATTACTGAGAACGTTGCCTGCATCGAACAGGGCTACCATTCAACCATCAATTTCTACTTTGTGGGCAGAGGCTGACATTGTCATGAATCTAATGACTGATTTAATGAAGATGTATTTTGACGAGAAGCGAAGACATTTAAGTGTGTGCTGCCATGAACTTGCTACAACATTGTAG